In the genome of Bremerella sp. P1, the window CTCGGAGAATTCGTTCAGCAGACCGACGCCCAAGGGAAGGCCACTGTTCTGGCACCGATCGAGCACAAAGCCGACGCAATTCTGGCTTGGGATAAAAAACGCGGCATGGACTACGCTGCGTTCGATCGCATAGGAAAAGTCGAGCCTGGGCGCATTTCGCCCACGCATAGTGAGAAGGTCGAGATGAAGCTTACTCCTTGGAAGACCTATTCCATCCGAGTCGTTGATCTCGACAACAAACCGATCGCTCAGGCGGCGCTAACGCCTGAGTGGGTTCACTTGCCTCGGCGACTTACTCCGATCCCTTCGGGTACTTTGATGACGGCGTACACGAACGACAATGGCTGGGCGACGGTCCTTATTCCTGAAGATTCGCTGATCCCCTCGATTAATGTTCAGAAGCCAGGCTACTACACATACAAGCTGATATCGCACGCGGTGCAGTCAAAGACACCCATCAAGATGGCTCCTCTCATGCCTGTGAAAGGAAACCTCCTCAAACCCGATGGTAGTCCGGCCGAAGGGGTGTGGGTCAAGTGCTCAGGTTCCAATGAACCTTCGTCCAGCTTTGATATCTACGACAGAACAGATGACGAAGGCAGTTTCTATTTGGAAGTCCCCGGCAATAGCTACGGCATTGTTTTCGCCAAAACCGATGATATGGCCGCACCAGCCAAGCCATTGGTCATTCATCACGATCAATCTTTGGAACCGTTCATCTTGAAGCTGAAGCCCATGGCGCGAGTTTTTGGCAAATTAGCCGACCGCAACGGACAGCCTTTGAAAATGGAAAAGCTCAGTTTCAATCGAATTGATGGCAAGGGTGGAAAATACTTTGAAATGCTTCCCATCGACCAGCGTTTAAAGAATGGCCCGCGACATTCATTCACCTCTGAGGGTTACTACACCAAGACCGACGAAAAGGGTAATTACGACGTCTTACTGGGGCAGGGGCAGTATGAGATCCGACTGAGAAATAACACCCAACACCAGGAATTCATGGTCGATTCTGAAGATCCAAAGGAGTTAGACCTGCGCAACGAAGCGTTGCCGGAGCGAGTCCTTAAGGGGCACGTGGTCACGGTGAAAGGAAGTGAATGTAACGCGGCCAGGGCTCGCGTTCAGGGGCTCGCGCAAAGTCCTCGCTTGAGCAAGAATTTCTACTATGCAACTTTTCAGACATCATGCGATGAGAAAGGAAATTTCGAGACGAAACCGATCGGATATCCCTATGTCGTTACGGCGAAAAGTCGAGACGGCAAATGCCACGGTCTGGCGTTCGTACCGCCCGATACCGACGAGTTCGATATCGTGTTGGCTCCGCCGATGAAAGCGACCGGCAAGCTCGTCGATCAAGAGGGTACGCCCATTGCCAATAGGCCAATCACGGCAATTATCGAGTTTGAACTCGACGGTGAGACACATACCGCATCAAGCAAATGGGGCACGACAACCGATGCCCAGGGACGCTTCGAACTCACGGGGTTGGTCGCCGGGCAGAAGTACACGGTTCGTGTGCTGCGAGACGCCCAGCCGGGCGAAATTGGCCAACGGCTGGAATTTGCATTGCACTTCACCACCCAGGAAAACAACGTCAAACAAGACTTAGGCGAAGTCAAAGTAGCTTCGCCTAAGAAGTGAAGTTGGCGCTTTTGGTGGTGTGTAGAGTTTAGTTCTTCAGCGGATTGAACAAAATCTGCGTCCCATCTTTACCGGGGACGACAATATCAATATCGCCGTCGCCATCGATGTCGGCGGTGCGGATTTGTAGTCCGATGCCAACTTCGCCTCGGTTGATGGTGTGGCGGGTGAATTTGCCGCTATCGTCCCACGTGTAGTAGTTCATCACCGGTGGTTCTTTGCCGCCTGGGTCGTTGCCGTTGTGGGCTCGGACGCGTTTGCCGGTCACCAGGTCGTCCTTGCCGTCACCGTCCAGATCGGCCAGGTGTAGGCAGTGAGCCTGGCTGAAGGTGTCGTCGATCATCTTCTGCTCGAAGGTCAGCTTGCCTTCCTTGTCAGTGCCGTTGGCAATCCACGCCCACAGGCCGAAGCCGTGCGCTTTACTGGCGATGATGTCGTTCTTGCCGTCGCCGTTGATGTCAGTCACCAACATGGGGCAGGGGAGGTGATCTTGCCAGTCTTCATGGAAGGTCCACTCGCTCGACCACGGGCCCCCTTCGGGACCTTCGTACCAGCCGTGCCCGACGAGGATGTCCATGCGCCCATCGTTGTTGATATCGCCGATGCCAATACCATGACCATTGCGATCGCCGATCTTGAACGAGGTTAGCTGTGGTTCGCCTTTATCGTTCTTGGTGAAGCGGCAAGCCAGCAGTGGGTTCTTCGGGTTCCACTGATTGGTGACCCACTCATCAATGCCGTCCCCGTCCAGGTCGACCATCACGGTGGCTTCGTTGGTCGTCAGCTGCGTGTCGATCAGGTTGTGTTCTTTCCAGAGGTGGCCTTGCAGGTTGGCAGGCGCGCCTGGGTTTTCATACCAATTGACTTTGCCCTGGAAGAAGTCGCCAGCGACGACGTCCATCTTGCCGTCGCCGTTCACGTCGCGAGCGAAATCGCCGTTGGAGTGAACATAGCCGTTTTGATCTTCAAAGAAGCGAACCGGTCGTGGCAGCCAGTCGCCGTTGCGGTACCAGTTACGGCCAGCGATCACGTCGAGCTTGCCATCGCCATCGAAGTCGGCAATATCACACCCTTCGTTGGCATCGACGCCGAGCACCTTCACCGTGAAGTTTTCCGGAGCCGCAGCCACCGCCACATAGGGCAGGGCGAGAAGTAGAGAAAGACTGAACAGGCTACGCATGGTTGGATTTCCTGAGGAGGGATGTTGGGAGGATTAGCCGCCGCCAATCGCCGGTAGGAAGTGAACTTCGCTATCAGGCCGAAGCGGTGTGCGGAGGTTGCGTGAATTGAGCGACCCATCGACCGAAATCTGGATCGAGGGGCGAACCGTTTCATGCTCGAATAATCGAGTATGAATTCCTGGGAACTGCCGATCAAGCTCAGTTAGTGCATCCCGGAGCGTGGAAGCGTCAATTTCCACCTCGGTTTGCTGATGAGTCAGGTCTCGCCACTGCGCAGGAATGAACATGATGGCCATGAAAAACTCCGACTAACCTGGCGGGGCACGTTCTCATACCTTCAGTTTACAATAGATTGACCCCTTGGACGATTGTTTCCCGCAAATGCCCGAAAGACGCCGATGCGTTGGCCCCTTATTTACCAAGTCACTTTGCCGCTGACGCTGTGGACACTTGTCACCGTCTTCGCGCTTTCGCTGTTGAACCTCTGGTATGCCCAAGTCGAAACAGGCGAAGAGGTCGAGGCACGCCTTGCGGCAATCAACCAGCAGCTTACGGAGGCCCGTTTTCCCCTCTCACAGCCGGTGCTCCAGCAAATTCAAGGGCTGACTGGCACAGAACTGGCCGTGACCGACAATACCGGCAAGCTACTGCGAGCCACCACCGAGATCACCGCCCAGGAGCTTCCAGCACTCTTGAAAGGCACGAACCCAGGCGTCGTCAGTTTGGCGGAAGTGGTCGATCTGGCAGGCATCAGCTACTTCCATAGCACGACCACGTCGCGATTCTCTGGCGGGGGCGATGTGACCGTTCATCTGCTATTTCCCAAGGTCAACTACGATCGGCGTGTCGCTCAATCGTTCTGGCCGCTCATGCTATTGGGGCTGGTAGCCGTCGGGCCGATGCTGTTGGTGGCAAGTGTGTTGGCCGTGCGAATCACACGCCCGATCGCCAAGCTGCAGAAGCAGGTCGCCTCGATTGCCGAAGGAGACTTCATCGAGGTGCCGCCTGGCAAGACGAACGACGAACTGCGAGATCTTTCGCTGGCGATCAATCAAATGTCGCAGCAATTGCAGCAATACGAAACCAAAGTTCGCACGATGGAGCGTGCCCAGGTCTTAGGGCAAATCGGGGCGGGCTTCTCGCATCAAATCCGCAACGCGATGACAGGCGGCCAGATGGCTCTGGGGCTGCATCGTTTGGACTGCAACATTCCCGATTGCGAGAGTCTGCAAGTTGCCCAGCGGCAGATGGCGATGGTCGAACACATGGTTCAAGCGATGCTCAGACTAGGCCGCAAGCAAGGCATCGATCGTAAGACAATCCGCATTTCGCAGCTGATTGACGCCACGGTGATGATGGTCGAGCCGCAGGCTCAGCATCATGGATTAACGATTCATCGCCAGGTCGACTTTCCGCCTGAGGCAACAATGGATGCCGATATGGTCTTGCTGCAAACGTGTCTGATGAATTTGCTGCTCAATGGGATCGAAGCGATCTTGGCGGCGCATGCGGCCCAGGGAGCGGAAGGAAAGGAAGTCGCCGGATCGGGGGGGCTCGAGATTGAGGCCTCTCCGCACGATGGGGAAGAATGGATTACAATTCGAGTATGCGACGAGGGAATGGGCCCGCCAGCCGAAATCGCGGATCAATTGTTCGAGCCCTTGGTAACCACCAAACCGGAAGGTACCGGGCTCGGGCTACCAGTAGTCCGCGAGATTGTCGAGCTGCACGGGGGAACGATCGAGTGGTACCGAGTCGATGGGAAAACCTGTTTTCAAATCACGCTACCTCGCCGAGCTAAGTAATCCCCATGGCAAGCATCCACGTCATCGACGACGAATCCAGCGTCTGCTGGGCCATCGAAAAGTTAGGCACCAAGCTGGGGCATGAAGTCCGAGTCGCCTCGACCGCCGAGCAAGGTCTCGACCTGTTAGAAGAGAATCAGCCCGATCTGATGTTTCTCGATGTCCGTCTGCCGGGCATGTCCGGGCTGGAAGCTTTGCCGAAGGTAAAAGAAATCTCACCAGGCACGCCGGTGGTGTTGATCACCGCGTTTGGTGATTTAGAGGTCGCGGTCGAAGCGGTTCGTCAAGGAACGTTCGATTACCTGGTCAAACCGTTTTCGGTGGAAGACATTCAAACGGTGATCGATCGGGCACTGGCTCAGCACACCGAAGAAGATCAAGAGGTCCGTCCCGAGCGTGTCTCAGCCGACCTGGTCGGAACTTCGCTGGCGATGCAGGAAGTCTTCAAACGCATTGCTCTCGCGGCCAGCAGCGTGGCCCCCATCGTCATTCAAGGCGAAAGCGGCACCGGTAAAGAGCTCGTCGCCCAGGCCATTCATCGTTACGGGCCGCGGCACGATCAACCCTTTGTGGCGGTCAACATTGCGTCGCTCGCTCCTTCGCTGATCGAAAGCGAACTGTTCGGGCACGTCCGCGGCGCGTTCACCAACGCCGTTCAAGACAAACGCGGCTTCCTGCAACAGGCCAACGGCGGCACGCTGTTTCTGGATGAGGTCGCTGAAATTCCTTTGCCGACCCAGGCCAAGCTACTGCGGGCACTCGAGCAGCGCGAAGTCGTTCCCGTTGGCGGATCGAAGGGCGAGAAAACCGATTTCCGGATCGTCTGTGCTTCGCATCAAGATCTGTCCGCGTGCGTCAAAGCAGGCACGTTTAGACACGATCTGTTGTTCCGCTTGAACACGTTTCAAATCAACCTTCCCCCGCTGCGAGAACGCGCGGAAGACATTACACCGCTGGTGCATCACTTCATTCATCTGCTGGAGAAAGAATACCAGCGTCCGCTGCGCATTTCGGCGGCTGCGATGGAAGAGCTGAAGAAGCGACCTTGGTACGGCAACGTGCGAGAGCTACGCAATGCGGTCGAGCATGCCCAGATCCTCGCTCGCAGCGGTGTGATCGAAGTCGAGCACCTTCCGGCACCGGTCGATCGGCAATGGTTTGCTGGATCGCCCGAAGAAACATCGGTGGCCGATCAACTCGAAGCCAACATTCGCGGCTGGACCAAAGCCCAGCTTAATGAGGGGGAATCGGAAAATTTATGGGCTCGATTTCAATCCTTGGCGGAAAAAGAGATGCTCGAGGAACTTCTCAAGCAGTGTGACGGCCAATATCTGGCAATTGCTCGGATTTTAGGTATTCACCGCACCACGGTAAAAAAGAAGTGCGAACAGTACGGACTCCTTTCGCCTGACCAAAAAGATGATTAGGCTGGAGACATCCACTTTACGAAAACGCGCACGTTTCGGCCTCCACGCGTAATCCTGGCGTGAAGTCGCGGCGGCGTTCGCATTACCCTCCTGATAAGTTCGCCATGAAATCTTTCCGCATTTTGCTCTTGGTCGCCGTTGCTTGCTTGGCGACTGCCGCACATCAATCGATTGTCCTGGCTGAGGAAGCCCTGTGTACGTGCCGCTACTGCGAGTCCGCTGCGGCCCGGATGGCGTTCGGCGTAGATCTGGAGAATGACGGTCCTCACTACGCCCCAGTGCGTAAGGTCGACGTGCAGCATATCAAGCTCGACATCACGCCCAACTTCAAAGAGCGAACCATCGGCGGCTCGACCACCATCCGCTTCGTACCGCTACGAAACGCGATTGATGTCCTGAAGCTTGATGCGGTTGATCTCTCGATTACCAGTGTCGATGCCTCGACGCCGGTATCGGAGTTCGACAGTACGAGCAAAGACCTGACGATCGCCTTCGCCGAGCCGATTCCGGTCGGTCAGGAAAGCTGGGTGACGATCGAGCATCACTGCCAGCCGCAAGGTGGTTTCTACTTCCGCACGCCTGAGATGGGTTACCCAGAGGAAGACACCCACTGCTG includes:
- a CDS encoding carboxypeptidase-like regulatory domain-containing protein codes for the protein MPRIGCLLLLSILLSAATAMAQDRFEAMQYGFVVDERDRPVPDIEVRGLWKPEYRSPFGPSLGITRTDQVGKFVVPLPAGNVSGVEFLASDGKGLIGYIKRGTTRIGEPVWEPVKVVLKSCSKYEVEVKDADGNPSEGIHVSAMPEFLGEFVQQTDAQGKATVLAPIEHKADAILAWDKKRGMDYAAFDRIGKVEPGRISPTHSEKVEMKLTPWKTYSIRVVDLDNKPIAQAALTPEWVHLPRRLTPIPSGTLMTAYTNDNGWATVLIPEDSLIPSINVQKPGYYTYKLISHAVQSKTPIKMAPLMPVKGNLLKPDGSPAEGVWVKCSGSNEPSSSFDIYDRTDDEGSFYLEVPGNSYGIVFAKTDDMAAPAKPLVIHHDQSLEPFILKLKPMARVFGKLADRNGQPLKMEKLSFNRIDGKGGKYFEMLPIDQRLKNGPRHSFTSEGYYTKTDEKGNYDVLLGQGQYEIRLRNNTQHQEFMVDSEDPKELDLRNEALPERVLKGHVVTVKGSECNAARARVQGLAQSPRLSKNFYYATFQTSCDEKGNFETKPIGYPYVVTAKSRDGKCHGLAFVPPDTDEFDIVLAPPMKATGKLVDQEGTPIANRPITAIIEFELDGETHTASSKWGTTTDAQGRFELTGLVAGQKYTVRVLRDAQPGEIGQRLEFALHFTTQENNVKQDLGEVKVASPKK
- a CDS encoding sigma-54-dependent transcriptional regulator, which codes for MASIHVIDDESSVCWAIEKLGTKLGHEVRVASTAEQGLDLLEENQPDLMFLDVRLPGMSGLEALPKVKEISPGTPVVLITAFGDLEVAVEAVRQGTFDYLVKPFSVEDIQTVIDRALAQHTEEDQEVRPERVSADLVGTSLAMQEVFKRIALAASSVAPIVIQGESGTGKELVAQAIHRYGPRHDQPFVAVNIASLAPSLIESELFGHVRGAFTNAVQDKRGFLQQANGGTLFLDEVAEIPLPTQAKLLRALEQREVVPVGGSKGEKTDFRIVCASHQDLSACVKAGTFRHDLLFRLNTFQINLPPLRERAEDITPLVHHFIHLLEKEYQRPLRISAAAMEELKKRPWYGNVRELRNAVEHAQILARSGVIEVEHLPAPVDRQWFAGSPEETSVADQLEANIRGWTKAQLNEGESENLWARFQSLAEKEMLEELLKQCDGQYLAIARILGIHRTTVKKKCEQYGLLSPDQKDD
- a CDS encoding sensor histidine kinase; this encodes MRWPLIYQVTLPLTLWTLVTVFALSLLNLWYAQVETGEEVEARLAAINQQLTEARFPLSQPVLQQIQGLTGTELAVTDNTGKLLRATTEITAQELPALLKGTNPGVVSLAEVVDLAGISYFHSTTTSRFSGGGDVTVHLLFPKVNYDRRVAQSFWPLMLLGLVAVGPMLLVASVLAVRITRPIAKLQKQVASIAEGDFIEVPPGKTNDELRDLSLAINQMSQQLQQYETKVRTMERAQVLGQIGAGFSHQIRNAMTGGQMALGLHRLDCNIPDCESLQVAQRQMAMVEHMVQAMLRLGRKQGIDRKTIRISQLIDATVMMVEPQAQHHGLTIHRQVDFPPEATMDADMVLLQTCLMNLLLNGIEAILAAHAAQGAEGKEVAGSGGLEIEASPHDGEEWITIRVCDEGMGPPAEIADQLFEPLVTTKPEGTGLGLPVVREIVELHGGTIEWYRVDGKTCFQITLPRRAK
- a CDS encoding MoaD/ThiS family protein, translating into MAIMFIPAQWRDLTHQQTEVEIDASTLRDALTELDRQFPGIHTRLFEHETVRPSIQISVDGSLNSRNLRTPLRPDSEVHFLPAIGGG
- a CDS encoding FG-GAP repeat domain-containing protein; its protein translation is MRSLFSLSLLLALPYVAVAAAPENFTVKVLGVDANEGCDIADFDGDGKLDVIAGRNWYRNGDWLPRPVRFFEDQNGYVHSNGDFARDVNGDGKMDVVAGDFFQGKVNWYENPGAPANLQGHLWKEHNLIDTQLTTNEATVMVDLDGDGIDEWVTNQWNPKNPLLACRFTKNDKGEPQLTSFKIGDRNGHGIGIGDINNDGRMDILVGHGWYEGPEGGPWSSEWTFHEDWQDHLPCPMLVTDINGDGKNDIIASKAHGFGLWAWIANGTDKEGKLTFEQKMIDDTFSQAHCLHLADLDGDGKDDLVTGKRVRAHNGNDPGGKEPPVMNYYTWDDSGKFTRHTINRGEVGIGLQIRTADIDGDGDIDIVVPGKDGTQILFNPLKN